A window of Bacteroidota bacterium genomic DNA:
CATTTTGATAAGCGTCTTGATCCGCGGTTGCTTGTACCCGGAGCTAAGAGTGTGATTTCTCTTTTGCTGAATTATTACCCATCAGATATACAAAATGAATCTGCACCAAAGATCAGCAAATATGCATATGGAAAAGATTATCATTTTGTGATAAAAGAAAAGCTTCAGGAATTAGTTGCTTCAATCGAAGTGAAAATTGGTAATGTTGAAGGAAGAGTTTTTGTTGATTCTGCACCTGTGCTTGACCGTGCCTGGGCTAAAAAAAGTGGATTGGGTTGGATTGGTAAGAATGGAAACCTGATTAATAAAGGAAGCGGATCATTTTATTTTATTGCAGAAATAATTTCAGATCTTGATCTTATTCCTGATGGTGCTGTAGAAGATTTTTGTGGAACATGCACTAGATGTATAGATGCCTGTCCAACGGATGCAATCATAAAACCATATGTTGTCGATGGAAGCAAATGCATTTCTTATTTCACCATCGAACTAAAAGATGAAATTCCAACAACAGTAAAAGGTCAATTTGAAAACTGGGTTTTCGGCTGTGATATTTGTCAGGATGTTTGTCCGTGGAATCGTTTTTCAAAACCACTCACAGAAAAAAGGTTGAATGCCAACAGAGCATTACTGGATCTGAACAAAGAAGAATGGTATGAAATGACAGCAGAGATTTTTACAACAATATTCAGTAAGTCCGCAGTCAAGCGAACGGGATTTCAAGGGATAAAAAGAAATCTGGAATTTATCAGGAGTGAACCTTCCTGAAAGCGTCTATGATAACATCGCTGTATGTAGCGAAAGTAGCTACACACCATAATTTTAATAACCGACGTTCATCTCTTTTAAGCAGACGAAGAGATTTGATCAACTCTTTACGAAAAAGGTTTCTATCGAAACTCACTTTCGTGAGAATTTGCTTTGTATACTCGAACATGGTATTCGGTTTAGCTTTTGGTCTGTCTAAATTATCATATTCCATACGTAATGTCAAGCGTTTTATTGAATGTGAGTGTTAAACATTTTAAACTGCTAATTATCAGAGATATTCTTTTTTTAACTAAAAAAGACGATTTTCTGTGACAATCGGTTGATAACACACAACTAAAAGGCCTTTTGGCTTCATTCGCTCCAGCGGAATGTGCTCTGGTCTAATCCGGCCAGATCCAATACGCGGTCAATTACTGTGGCTGCAAGGGCTTCAAAATCTTTGGGCTTGCTATAAAAAGAAGGGGAGGCCGGACAAACAATTCCACCGGCTTCTGTGACGGTTTTCATGTTGTTCAAATGGATCAAACTGTAGGGAGTATCTCTGACTACCATTATTAACTTTCTTCTTTCTTTTAATATAACATCTGCAGCACGGGTAATAAGGTCATTTGAAATTCCTGTTGCTATTCTTGCCAGCGTGCCCATACTACATGGACAAATTATCATTGTATTGTATTTGGCAGAACCACTGGCGAAAGGAGCAAAGAAATCATTTTTGTCGTGAATTTTGAATGGGATCTGATCATAGTTTTTATTGCCAAGTTCATACTCCCAGACATCTTTTGCATTACTTGAAAAAACTATGCCTACAGTTTCGATCTGATCTTTCAGTAATAAAAGTTTATCGAAAAGTACTTTTGCATAGATAGCTCCGCTGGCGCCGGTAACTGCAACAATTATTTTGTGTTTTTGAGAATTCATAGTTGAAAAACAAAGGTACGTTGAAAATGTTCAATGATTACCCGACCTGCATTCAAGTTTGGATAAAAAGAATCTGCGAAAAATCTGCGAGTTCTGCGGGATCTGCGGGAAAAATTTCTTCGTGTTTTTGCTCCCGCAGATTTGCGCAGAATGCGCAGAAAATCCGCAGAGACCTCTGCGAGATCATTCAGGTCAATTGAATTCTATAAATTTAATCTTAAAAGAAATAAATTTTATTTCCGGAGGAAACTCTGAGGATTTTCTGCGGAATTTGCGAGATCTGCGGGAAAAAATTGCTGTGTGTTTTTCTCCCGCAGATCTCCCAGATCTCACAGATTGAATTTAGATTTTCATTTTTTCACCATTGCCGGTAACTTGTCTTTTTCCAAATTTCCTGAAAAAGTAAAGCCCAATAAATGCTCCGATAGAATTTGCAAGTGCATCCCTGATATCACCTGATCTACCTATGAAAACGGTAGTCTGAAGCACTTCTACTAATGCACCGTAAGAAATACTTAACAATACTCCCAAGCGAATAGCATTTGCTCTTAATCCCGGAAAACGATCTTGACGGATAAATCCAATTATCAGAAGATAACTTTGAATACCAAAAAGGATAAGGTGTACGATTTTATCAGGACGTAACCATTCCAGAAATGATAGTTTTGGGAAATTGCTACCGGGAAGACCACAAAGGACAAGTATCAATATTGCCCATAGAAAAGCAGCCCTATTGTATCGCCAGAACATGAATTATGCGTCTACGCCAATCAGTTTTTTGTAATCAGCAGCAGACATAAGTTCGCCTGCTTCAGCAGCATTACCCATTTCTACCTTGATCATCCAGCCATTTCCGTATGGATCTTTATTTACAGATTCCGGATTCTTTGTAAGTCCGCTGTTGAATTCAGTAATTTTTCCTGAAACCGGCATAAACAAATCAGAAACCGTTTTTACGGCTTCTACTGTCCCAAATACCGCTTCTTTGTCTAAAGTATCACCTTCCGTTTCAATCTCTACGTAAACGATATCACCCAATTCGCTTTGCGCAAAATCAGTGATTCCAATCGTAGCTGTATTGCCATTAATTAAAACCCATTCGTGGTCTTTTGTGTATTTCAGGTTTTCAGGGAAATTCATATTTGTATGTTTTTACAAACGTATATATTTTTTTTCAGATTTCAGCGGCTAGAAGGAAAATCGTGAATAGAGATTAGTAATTAGAGATTTGACGGTTTCTAATTTCTGATTAATGATCTATTGTCGAATTAAATAAATACAAGTACCTACAAGATCCATCCCACATACAACCCAATCCGTACATTCATATGAGTTTCTTCGAATCTGTCTCCATACCCGAACCGAAGTGATGGTTCTATTATAAAATGTTTTGCTGCTGAATAGCAATAACCGGTAGTTATACCCGGACTGAAGAATTTATTGATTCTGGTGGTGGTAAATTTTCCTTCGTATTTTATGCTTTTATATAAATTATATTCCAGATATGCCCCTCCGTAAAATGACCCATTTACATTCTCGCAAAAATATTTTACTATTTCCGGACCACTTCTGAATTCTGTTGTAGAAAAAAATCTGTCGCTAATATGTTCAGTTCTCGCATGAAGACGAATCGAGTATTTTTTAGCCAGTGAAAATTCCAATCCGGCAGTAATACTTAAATTATTTGGTTCAATCAATGTTGCAAGTAGGTCCAATACATCTGTCCGAATGACAAATGTGCTTGAAACTTTTTTAAAATCCGAAGTCGTTGATGAATCTCCTGATTGAGTTGAACTTTCCTGAGCATATGAAAAACTGCAAAGAGTCGTAAAGACGACAGAGAAAAATATTTTCAAGCGGTGCGTTTGTGTGAGATCCAGAACGCATGTATTTATGGGAATATTTTAATCTTTTAGAAAATTGGTAAGTAGTGAGTGGTAATTGGTGAGTAGCACCAGTTTCAAATTTCAGACTATCATCATAACACAAAAATAGAAAGAGGTCATTGGTTATTTCCAATGACCTCTTTCTATTTTTGTAATGCAAACGATTTCAATTTAGTATTCAGTGCTACTCATCACTCACCATTTTACTGCGCCAACGTAAACCTGATCGCTATCCCCGCATTCGTATACGAAGTCGGATAACTTGTTGATGTAAATGGTTCGTTTGAACTGAAGTCGTAGAAAGCTCTTACATTAAAGCGGTCGTTCACAGGATAATCTGCTGAAACTTTTACACTCAACGTTTTTGTTCCTGCACTTGGCTGATTTGTTCCTTCAATCACTTTACGTAAAATGGTTGTATTCTCGCGAAGGTTCAGATCAACTTTAACAGTCATGTCGTTGCTTAGTTTTTTCTTGCCGCCAATTTTGAATGGAAGTGTTACTCGTTTGAATTTATAACCAAGACCAATCGTGTATTCAATTCCTCTTACCTCTGTCACCTGAATATTGGAATATGCAAGGGTAATTGTCCGGTCACGCTTGATCTCAAATCGTGTCTGTAAACTATTTTTCCATGTCATATCAAAGCCGATCAATGGAGCTAATTGTTCGCTGATCGTAATTTGCTGGATGTCGTATTTAGGAATGAAGTTCTGTGCTGTATCAAGTGCTGATGGGAAATTGTTCATTTCCTGATACAATAAATTCCGTGAAAATGAATTGACACTGAATACAGAGCGGTATCCATGACTAATCGTCAACGATTGTAAGAACGATTGCACGAATTTCAGTTTCGATAATCCATCATACGTCACTCTCCAGTTTGGCATAGGTATGATATCCCTGAAATTCTTCGTCAGTGAACGCGATGGTTGTCTGCCTGAATAAGCGCTAAGGAATGAATATGTAACAGCATCCTGTTGCGTCTGACCATAACCTTGTGCATATGGAATAGGTGTAGCTGACCCTGCAGGATTTGGATTATCCAATCCTAAAATATTGGAGAAGGATTGAATGTTATTTACAAATTGCGTGAAATTTTTATTTGAATAATCAGCCGCATCTGTTACAAAATGTGTATTCCATGTAAGATAGGAAGTAGAGAATGTTCCTGTTTCAGTGGGACTCAATGACTGATATATTCCTTCTGTCGGACTGTATTTGTAATATTCATTATGATTCAACGTAAAGTTTCTTGTGGCTGTTAATTCAATTTTGAAACTCTTGACAGGTTCAACAGTGGCCCGGAGATTTAAAGCCTGAACCTTTGTTGTAGTATAAAATGAATTCAGCGAAGTATCTTTTGTCAGCCAGTTATACCGGATCGCATCGGGTCTGGGGTCTTCCTGACTACCGAATAAGAATCCAACTCCGGGTGCATTTACTCCCTGACTGTAGTTCCAGTCTTGTCCTATCCAGTCTGGTCTTGGTTTGAAACCCGGTAATAAAATACCATTCGTTTCAGAATAACTTCCGGTTGCTGTCTTTATCATCATCAAAGTCTTTACAACTCCTTTGACAATTGGTGCGAATATCGATTCCTTTTTCTCTGTACTGTCTTTAACAGTCTTCAAAGAATCGCTTGGAAGTTTGATCTTTGGTTTAGGTGCAACCGGTTTTGGTGGTGTCGGCGAGTTGATCTTTTTAAGATACGGAATCTTGTTGTAAAGAGTAGCGAATGTCAGACTGGCATTGTATGTCCAGGTCTGAGAATTTGAAATTGTATTTCCCCAATCATCTTCTACAAATTTTCCCGTAGTATCAATTACCCGATCCCTACCTGTCCAGTTATACTCTGCCCCATAACGCACACTACCGGAAACAAAATCAGTCAGCGGTAATTTGTTGAATGGAACATTGTAAGTTGCATTTGAACCATGGTGATAATCTTTCAAGCGACCCAGATTTTTTAGACTTGTACGAATGGAATCTCTTTCTTCTTCTGTATCAATTTTTCCAATTGGTTCGTCAATGATCGCTCTTGCATTTGCGTTGAAATCAAGTTTCAGTGATTTGGTAAGATCCCAGTTTAGTCCATAGGTACGTGTCATTAAAAATGTTTTAATGTACGTTGGAGTTAAAATGAATAACTGTCCGCTGTTGTTTCTGAGTTGAGACTCAGAATATGTTCTGTCAAGTTGTGCACGGAAATTCAATGCACTTGGAAGCGGATTAATGTTTACATCCTTGATCAGACGGAGCCAGTTTGAGCTTAATGTTTTTGACTTCGATTTTTCAAAAGGTGCAAAAGGTTTTGAACCACTGCTGAAATTATATCCAATTGCACCGGAATATGTTTTTAATAAATAATATTCTGTATTGTAGTTTCTCTGGAACTCTTCAGTGTAAGCGTAATTAAAGTTCAGATTCTCCACATCATAAATATGCGGTTTCGCGCCTTGCTTGGTCTTTACTTTCCTTACCTGAGTAAAGTTGTAACTTTTCTTCTGTGTGTATTCTGTTACTGTCTGATTGATCTTATCTACTGCTTCCGGATTCGGAGCAGCGTCAATAGCTTGTGTAAGCAATACATCAGGATCCAAAGGATTGTATTGAGGTTTTACGATCTCTTCCGAATAACTGAAGAAGGCAGGAATTTTAATTCCTGATTTTTCCGGAAGGAATTTTCCTAATTCTATACTTGTGCTGAGTTCGTAAGATGATTTGTCAAATTTATCTCTCTCGCTAACTTTCGATTCTAAAGCGCCCCAGCCTGCAGTGCTGTGGAATCCTGCAATGTTGAAAGTTCCCAGATCAGCAAGCTTTGCACTCATCTTTGCCGTCGCTGCCCAGCCGCCTTCTTCATTGAAATCAGATAAACGTAATTCATTTACCCAGACTTCTCCGCAGATCTTTTGTCCGGTTCCATTCGGATCTTTTGGATTTCTGATTCCGATCATGATCGATCGAACCGCGGCTAAGTTAGGAGTACCTTTTACGGTAATTGTTCTATCGCCGTCTGCAATTGTGAAAGGCGTAAGCAATGTGACAGTACTATTCGTTGTCATTTCATTGTTACGTCGAAGTTTTGCTGTGATCAGTTTTTCCAGATCGATCTCCAGATTATTTCCTTCCGGCCAGATCTCACTTGGACTAAGCGTTCCTGATGGTGAAATGATCAGTGGTAAATCATATTCGTAATAGTTTTCATTGAAGTCGCTACCAATACGCACAAAGACATGCATATCGCCATTGTTCAATGCAGTTGTATTTACATTTGACTCAGCATGAATAAACATTTTCAGTTTCTTATATGCTCTGAAATCAAACTGAGTATTTCTGTAAGCTCCTCTTGCATCACCATCTTCCAGTTCGCATACACGAAGTGATAACGACTGCTCATTCAGTGTTGCCAATGCAGGTGCGCTCAGATCACGTTCTTGTTCAATTCCCGGAGGTAGAACATAGTTGATTGGTTTACGTGCACCATTTTCTTCAATGCTTACAGATGAAATGTCAAACGAAGTCGATCCCGGAGTTTCAGGTGTCGGACTATATTCACCCGGATTCAGCAATGAAAAATTGTATCTTCTCCATTCACCTCTGAGAAATTCAAGTTTTGCAAAACGACAGATGACAGGCGTTTCGAAATCTTTCATGAACATTCTGATGAACTCTACATTCGTAAGTTCAGGTGTTCCGATAGTTTTATCCGGTGTCTTAATTGGAATTTTGAACTGATACCATGTAATCGAGCCGGTTGTATTATTTGCCAATGAAACATTGTTCGTAGTTATGGCATCGGTAATATAATTCTGACCAACGATCATATTACCGGGTTTTAAAACTACTTTATACTGAAAATAATTCTCTCCGGTATTCATGTTGTTGTCACGGTTGATGTCTTCTATATCCGGATAGTTAGTGGCTTGAGAAACTTCATTACCATTTGGAATCGAGTTTCCTTCCATGCCGTTCCATCTTTTATATCGTTCCAGTGGTGAAGCATTAGCAGGTGTGTAATCATCTGCAAGGAAATATTTGTAATTATCTGCCGAAGGGTCATCTGTAGCCTGTAAATATGCACCTGATGTAGTTGTCCAACGTCTTTGCACTTCATCCAGATATGTGCTGAAATAATTTGCTTCATTTGCATCACTCAATCCGTCGAGACCAACGTCTTGCTGTTCACGGCTAGTGACATTATTGTCAAATGCATTTACAATGGATTGAATTGTCGGATAAACTCCCCAGGGAGAATTTTCTGTTGTGTAATTATTTGTTCCTGTTGCAGGTAAACCATTCTCGAAGCTCTTATGATTGTCTTTCAGGATATCTTCTGAAAGAGAACCAATATTAAAATAAAGATCGCCACCGGTACCATTATTCAATGAACTGTCTGCAAAAGGATCCATCATCCAGAACTGAATAAATTCAATGTTATTGGATTCAAAATCTACTGTTTCAATCTTCCGCATAATTCCACCCCAACGAGTATCAGGTTCTTCAAGCGCTCCGTTTATATTTAAACCTCTTGAAACAGGAGTTGGAAAAACATCATAGTTGTATGGTCCGCGTTCTGATGGATAGTATGCAACGTTTAAACAAGTAATTGTCTGCGGACCGTTTGGATTGGATTTGTTTGGAAAAATTTCTGCTTGCGGGACTTCGCGGACATAGTTATTACTTTGGTCATCAGCATTAATATCAGAGGGTGTTGAATTTTGTGTTCTCTGAAATAACGGATCAATGTAATACCAGGCAATTTTTGCACGGTTTAAACCTGATACAACAGTATCAGCCGGTGACGACAAAGAACCCTCGGGAAACATTGCAGGTTCTGTTTGTCCTTCCGGAACACTGGCAAGATACCAGAAGCTCGGTGACTTCATGTCCAGCGGAGTAATGGCTCCTTCAAAATCATCTACATAAGAGGTACCGGCTTTCCCAATCGCTCCTGAGTGGCCCGGAATCAACTGTGCAATTTCTCCACTGAATGTAAGTGTGCTGACTTCTTTTGTACTATAGAATGGAAGTTTGTCAAGTAGTTTTGTAAGGAAGCGGGATTCTCTTCTGTAATTTCCATCTAATCCCCAGACAACATTGGAAGCAGGCTCATCACCAACATTTACTTTTTGTGTAAGTGGACGCTCATACATGTGCATGAATGTTCCACCAATTTGAAAATCTTTGTTGAATGTATATTCGAGTCGTGTCCCTAAAATTGTTTTTGTCTGTAAATTGAAAAGGGAATTACTTTCAAGTTTGATCTCCAAAGGTGTGTTTGATCTGAGATAACTTTCATTCAGGATCTTTACACGGCCTAAAGTATAATCTACTGTGTAGTCAGTATTTTCAACAAGTTGTACAGCACCTGCCATTACTTTTACTGATCCTTGTGGAATATTCACGGCATTCAAAGGAATATCAGATCCTGTAGAAGACTGATAGGTACCTTTCATTGTAAATTTATTTTTCTCGGGTTGTTGTTGTGCTGCGGTTTTTGTTGAATCGTATAAGGCATCGTAGGCATACCTGTTTGGCAGTGTTCCATCAGATGCACAAAACTTTGATCTTAAATACGAACCGAATGGTTCTCGAACAGGAAATATTATTCGTCCGGATTGTTTATTAATAGTTATTCCGTCAACCCAGTCAAATACACC
This region includes:
- the sprA gene encoding cell surface protein SprA; the protein is MKKVIFGIGSALSVLTMIWGTSKPATYDYELASTIAPADSDTLVYPFRDRIADSYSDDGSSNPMYMKDPSNIKTDVQYDVENNRYNINENMGELFYRNPSYLTFDEFVEKEFKKTTKDYWKQRAGEEDELNKKAFAPKITINSVVFDRIFGGNTIDIRPQGNAELSFGVNINKSENPAIPLDQRTVTTFDFKEKIQMNVIANIGDKMKLTTNYNTEATFDFENKMKIEYTGYEDDIIKKIEAGNITLTLPTQLIQGSQGLFGLKTQLQFGKLMVTGVFSQNKTQAKTVKVEGGAQTSTFEIKADQYEDMRHFFLAQYFKDTYDANLRDLNRVSSSVNITRIEVWITNRQTISTNNQNRNIFAFADLGETNPDPSQSFVTGTTGASPIPSDNSNDLYSVLPNIPQLRDISNVSLLNALSAQNFLVKKNYETVGNARLLAASEYTLNANLGYISLNSKLKPNDVLAVAFEYTINGVPYHVGELTSQTNGTVSGTEALFVKLIHSTNFSPKVYTWDLMMKNIYSLGGYNIAPENFRLDVLYQDDRIGGNINYIGAGCDDVRGVPLIKLFNLDDINTNGDPQPDGVFDWVDGITINKQSGRIIFPVREPFGSYLRSKFCASDGTLPNRYAYDALYDSTKTAAQQQPEKNKFTMKGTYQSSTGSDIPLNAVNIPQGSVKVMAGAVQLVENTDYTVDYTLGRVKILNESYLRSNTPLEIKLESNSLFNLQTKTILGTRLEYTFNKDFQIGGTFMHMYERPLTQKVNVGDEPASNVVWGLDGNYRRESRFLTKLLDKLPFYSTKEVSTLTFSGEIAQLIPGHSGAIGKAGTSYVDDFEGAITPLDMKSPSFWYLASVPEGQTEPAMFPEGSLSSPADTVVSGLNRAKIAWYYIDPLFQRTQNSTPSDINADDQSNNYVREVPQAEIFPNKSNPNGPQTITCLNVAYYPSERGPYNYDVFPTPVSRGLNINGALEEPDTRWGGIMRKIETVDFESNNIEFIQFWMMDPFADSSLNNGTGGDLYFNIGSLSEDILKDNHKSFENGLPATGTNNYTTENSPWGVYPTIQSIVNAFDNNVTSREQQDVGLDGLSDANEANYFSTYLDEVQRRWTTTSGAYLQATDDPSADNYKYFLADDYTPANASPLERYKRWNGMEGNSIPNGNEVSQATNYPDIEDINRDNNMNTGENYFQYKVVLKPGNMIVGQNYITDAITTNNVSLANNTTGSITWYQFKIPIKTPDKTIGTPELTNVEFIRMFMKDFETPVICRFAKLEFLRGEWRRYNFSLLNPGEYSPTPETPGSTSFDISSVSIEENGARKPINYVLPPGIEQERDLSAPALATLNEQSLSLRVCELEDGDARGAYRNTQFDFRAYKKLKMFIHAESNVNTTALNNGDMHVFVRIGSDFNENYYEYDLPLIISPSGTLSPSEIWPEGNNLEIDLEKLITAKLRRNNEMTTNSTVTLLTPFTIADGDRTITVKGTPNLAAVRSIMIGIRNPKDPNGTGQKICGEVWVNELRLSDFNEEGGWAATAKMSAKLADLGTFNIAGFHSTAGWGALESKVSERDKFDKSSYELSTSIELGKFLPEKSGIKIPAFFSYSEEIVKPQYNPLDPDVLLTQAIDAAPNPEAVDKINQTVTEYTQKKSYNFTQVRKVKTKQGAKPHIYDVENLNFNYAYTEEFQRNYNTEYYLLKTYSGAIGYNFSSGSKPFAPFEKSKSKTLSSNWLRLIKDVNINPLPSALNFRAQLDRTYSESQLRNNSGQLFILTPTYIKTFLMTRTYGLNWDLTKSLKLDFNANARAIIDEPIGKIDTEEERDSIRTSLKNLGRLKDYHHGSNATYNVPFNKLPLTDFVSGSVRYGAEYNWTGRDRVIDTTGKFVEDDWGNTISNSQTWTYNASLTFATLYNKIPYLKKINSPTPPKPVAPKPKIKLPSDSLKTVKDSTEKKESIFAPIVKGVVKTLMMIKTATGSYSETNGILLPGFKPRPDWIGQDWNYSQGVNAPGVGFLFGSQEDPRPDAIRYNWLTKDTSLNSFYTTTKVQALNLRATVEPVKSFKIELTATRNFTLNHNEYYKYSPTEGIYQSLSPTETGTFSTSYLTWNTHFVTDAADYSNKNFTQFVNNIQSFSNILGLDNPNPAGSATPIPYAQGYGQTQQDAVTYSFLSAYSGRQPSRSLTKNFRDIIPMPNWRVTYDGLSKLKFVQSFLQSLTISHGYRSVFSVNSFSRNLLYQEMNNFPSALDTAQNFIPKYDIQQITISEQLAPLIGFDMTWKNSLQTRFEIKRDRTITLAYSNIQVTEVRGIEYTIGLGYKFKRVTLPFKIGGKKKLSNDMTVKVDLNLRENTTILRKVIEGTNQPSAGTKTLSVKVSADYPVNDRFNVRAFYDFSSNEPFTSTSYPTSYTNAGIAIRFTLAQ
- a CDS encoding DUF3575 domain-containing protein; this encodes MKIFFSVVFTTLCSFSYAQESSTQSGDSSTTSDFKKVSSTFVIRTDVLDLLATLIEPNNLSITAGLEFSLAKKYSIRLHARTEHISDRFFSTTEFRSGPEIVKYFCENVNGSFYGGAYLEYNLYKSIKYEGKFTTTRINKFFSPGITTGYCYSAAKHFIIEPSLRFGYGDRFEETHMNVRIGLYVGWIL
- the gcvH gene encoding glycine cleavage system protein GcvH, with product MNFPENLKYTKDHEWVLINGNTATIGITDFAQSELGDIVYVEIETEGDTLDKEAVFGTVEAVKTVSDLFMPVSGKITEFNSGLTKNPESVNKDPYGNGWMIKVEMGNAAEAGELMSAADYKKLIGVDA
- the queG gene encoding tRNA epoxyqueuosine(34) reductase QueG — encoded protein: MDIRKHENSQWIKDEALRLGFDFCGISKADFLEEEAPRLEQWLLQNRHGKMAYMENHFDKRLDPRLLVPGAKSVISLLLNYYPSDIQNESAPKISKYAYGKDYHFVIKEKLQELVASIEVKIGNVEGRVFVDSAPVLDRAWAKKSGLGWIGKNGNLINKGSGSFYFIAEIISDLDLIPDGAVEDFCGTCTRCIDACPTDAIIKPYVVDGSKCISYFTIELKDEIPTTVKGQFENWVFGCDICQDVCPWNRFSKPLTEKRLNANRALLDLNKEEWYEMTAEIFTTIFSKSAVKRTGFQGIKRNLEFIRSEPS
- a CDS encoding UbiX family flavin prenyltransferase, with product MNSQKHKIIVAVTGASGAIYAKVLFDKLLLLKDQIETVGIVFSSNAKDVWEYELGNKNYDQIPFKIHDKNDFFAPFASGSAKYNTMIICPCSMGTLARIATGISNDLITRAADVILKERRKLIMVVRDTPYSLIHLNNMKTVTEAGGIVCPASPSFYSKPKDFEALAATVIDRVLDLAGLDQSTFRWSE
- the vanZ gene encoding VanZ family protein, whose protein sequence is MFWRYNRAAFLWAILILVLCGLPGSNFPKLSFLEWLRPDKIVHLILFGIQSYLLIIGFIRQDRFPGLRANAIRLGVLLSISYGALVEVLQTTVFIGRSGDIRDALANSIGAFIGLYFFRKFGKRQVTGNGEKMKI